The DNA region AGCCCCGTCAGCGCCGCGAGGACCCAGTTGGCGCTGGACGCTGGGACCTCCTCTTTCAAGTGCGCGGTCACCACCCCGAGCCAGGCGTGGAGGGCACCCTGCGCGAACTGCCGATACAGGCCGTCTTCGTCGATGGCGTGAAGTTCCACCTCGAAGAGCGAGCGCAGGAAGGGCGTGAGTTCGGGCGAGGTCAGCCGCGCCCACAGCACGTCGAACCGCTCATCCGGGTCGGCGGCGGGGTCCACCTGGGCCAAGACCACCTGCTGCTGTGCGGCGATGGCCCCCAGCACCTCCACGACGAGCTGTTCCTTCGAGCAGAAGTGGTAGAGCAGCAGGCGGGCACTCACCCCGAGGGCGTCCGCGAGGGGCCGCAGGCTGAGGTCCGTGAGGCCGTGCTCCAGCACGTAGGCGGCGGCTCGCCCCAAAAGATCGGTTTTGGCCTGTGGATTCGGCGGTCGCCCCATATGCTCCTCAGTCGTTACGGTAACAAGTGTGGAGGATACGGGGGGTGAAAGTCAAGGCGAGCTCTTGAAAAGCTGCACGCCCAAAGAGGAGCGCCCCCACCACTTGGGCAGGGGCGCTCATGATGGGTTCGGTTCAGCGCGTTCAGCGTCCGGCGGGCACGAACTCGCGGTCGGCGAAGTCCTCGCGGCGGCGCTCGCCGCCCTGACTGCCGCCGTCGCGCTCGCGGCTCCAGCGGCCCTGACCGCCACGGTTGCCCTGGTAGCCACCCTGGCCGCCGTCACGGTTGCCGTAGCCGCCGCCCTGGCGTCCGCCACGGTAGCCACCCTCGTCGCGGTAGCCGCGTCCGCCGCCGTTGCCGCCCTGACGGCCCTCGCGGGTCGGGGCCTCGAACAGCTCGGGAAGTTCCTCGGCGACTTCCACGCCGATCTCGCCCTCCAGGGGGGAGGCGGCCAGAAGCTTCTCGACGTACTCGCTGGGCACGTCGGCCACCGCGCCGCCGCGCCACTGGCGCACCCGGCCCAGGCGGCGGGTGTCCACGTCGCTGTTTCGCGCGAGCAGGGCCACCGCGCGGGCCACGCTCAGGCGCTCGCCGTGCAGGATCAGGGTGGTCAGGCCCTCCTCACCGCTCAGCAGGCTGGCGGCCTTGACGGGCTCGCTCACGCCGCTGACCTTGGCCAGCGCCCGGGTCAGCGCCTCCAGGCCGAGTTCGCTGAAGAGGCGCTCGGCCTCCGCCTGGAAGCTCGTGGCGACCGTGGGGTCCACCTTGCGGATGAGGTCGGCGGCGGATTTGGCGCTGGCGGCCTGCACTTCCCTGGGGGTGGGCAGCGGACGCTCGATGAACTGCACGCCCGTGCGGTACTCCAGGCCCCGCATCTCGCGGCTGTCGCGGTCGCCGTACATCACGATGGCGGTGCCGGTGCGGCCCGCGCGCCCGGTGCGGCCCGAGCGGTGGATGTAGCTCTCGTGGTCCTGCGGCAGGTGGTACTGCACCACGAGGTCCACTTCCGGGATGTCGAGGCCACGCGCGGCAACGTCAGTGGCGACGAGCACGCCCACCCGGCCCGCGCGGAAAGCACCCAGCGCACGCTCACGCTGGCTCTGCGCCAGGTCGCCGTGCAGCGCCTCGGACTCGATGCCTCGGTGGATCAGCTCGTTCGCCAGCTCGTCCGCCTCGCGCTTGGTGCGGGTGAAGACGATGGCCTTCTCGGGGTTGTAGACGGTGAGCAGGTCGGCCAGCACGCGGGTGCGGGTGCGGCCCACCTTCACCTTGAGGTGCTCGACGCTCTGGGCGGCCTGGCTCTTGCCCTCGCCCACCAGGTCCACCACGACAGGGTCTTTGAGGTACTTGCGCGAGATGCGGCGGATGTCGTCGTTCAGCGTGGCGCTGAAGAGCATGGTCTGCCGGGTCTCGGGAGTCGCCTGAAGGATCGTCTCGATGGCGTCCGCGAAGCCCACGCTCAACATCTCGTCGGCCTCGTCGAGCACAACGTACTCGACCTTGCTCAGGTCGATGTTGCCGCGCTCCAAGTGGTCGATCAGGCGCCCGGGGGTGCCCACGATCACGTCCACGCCCCGGCGCAGCGCGCCCTCCTGCGGGCCGTAGGCGGCGCCGCCGTACACGGTCGCGGTCACGAGGTCACCGCCGCTCTTGGCGAACTCCTCGGCGACCTGCTTGGCGAGTTCGCGGGTGGGCGCGAGCACCAGGGCACGCGGCGCGCGGCCCCGCTCGCGGCTGGGTTCGAGGTTCTGGATGATGGGAAGCGCGTAGGCGAGCGTCTTGCCCGTGCCCGTGCGGGCGCGACCGATCAGGTCTTTCCCCGCCAGCGCGTGGGGCAGGCTCTCGACCTGAATAGGGGTGGCTTCGGTGATGCCGCGCTCGGCGAGACGCGCCGCGAGTTCGGGCGCGATCAGTTGATCAAAGTTCATTTGTGGTCCTTTCGGGAAAGCACAGCCCCAGTGACCAGCAAACGCCAAGCCTTCGGCATCCAGCATGTCCTGAAAGTGGGGGCACTTTCCAACCGCCGGGCACATCCCGGACGGCGCACGAAGAGAAAGTGTACACGGTACGCTTGGAAAAATCAAGTGGGGAGGCGGCGTGCTTCACGGGGAAAACCAACCCTGGCAGGCCGGTGCTAACGTCGAGCTATGCCTTCCAAGCTCAACCCCCGCATGAGCCAGGCCGCCGCCGATCTCGGCTTGCCTTACTCTGCGCTCCATCAGGACTGGGGCATCGAGGTCACCGACCCGGACCACCTGCCGGAATTCGTCGCGTAACTACCGCGAGCACCAGGCCGGGTTTGACGAGTGGGTGGGCTCAGGAATACTACCCGGGCGAGCTACTTCTGCAATCTGCGAACGACGCGTTACATGACGGCGTCCAAACTCGTTCCCTGATTGAAGGGGCTGTGTCCCTGATCGCCGCACGGCGCGAGCACGAGGCCACTCGGTTCCTGATCAACTCTTGGATCAAGCTTGATCGCTCTGGATTGGTTGGGGGAGGAACAGAATTCCCTATCGCTGCTGTCCTTCGGGAGGCGTTAGGAATATAGGTTTCACGAGGGCGGCGTCTCCAAGTCCGCCGGAACCGTCCCCCCCAGTGCCACCCAGGCGTTCAGCATGTCGTCGGGCACAGGCGCATGCAGATTCAGCGCCTCGCCCGTGACAGGGTGGGGAAGGGTCAGGAAGTGCGCGTGCAGCGCGTGTCGCCCTATAGCCTGACTTTCCCGCCCGTACACCGGATCGCCCAGAATGGGACTGCCCAGGTGCGCGAGGTGGACGCGAATCTGGTGGGTACGGCCCGTGCGCGGCTGGGCCCGAACGAGGGCGAGGGTGCGCCCATGCCCGTCCCCGTGGGCGGCGAGTGGGGTGAAGAGGGTCTGCGCCTCGCGGGGGCTCACGCCGCCGACCGCCATGCGCTGCCGTGCGGTGGGATGGCGGCCAATCGGCGCGTCCACCCGCACGGGGTCCTCGGCCCGCCACGTCCCCGCCGCGATGGCGAGGTATGTCTTGTGGGTGTCGCGGTCCTTGAAGGCGGCGGCCAGCCGCGCGTGCGCCTGCACGGTCTTGGCGACCACGATCACGCCGCTGGTGTCTTTGTCGAGGCGGTGGACGATGCCGGGGCGGTAGCCGTCCGGTCCCAGGGCGCCCTCCTGCTCGGGGAGGCTCATGCGGCCCAGCAGGGCATTGACGAGGGTGCCGCCTGAGACGCCGGGCGCCGGGTGGGTCACCATGCCGGGCGGCTTGTTCACGGCGATCATGGCCTCGTCCTCGTACAGCACGTCGAGGGGCACGTCCTCGGGCGACACGGTGGCGTCCGGGGGAGGGGGGAGGTGGACCGTCAGCGCCTCACCCCCGCGCAACTTGAGACTGGCCTTGCGCGCCACGTCGCCGCGCACCTGCACATGCCCGCCTTCGATCCACCCGGCGACCTGCGAGCGGCTCTGACCCGTCAGCTCCGCGAGCACGGCGTCGAGACGGCCTGGCGTGGCGGTGAGGTGGAGGGGCGGCGGGTCGGTCACGGCGGGCAGTGTAGCGCCGGGCTCAGCGAATCTTCAGAAAGGCGACCCGGCAATCCGAACCGGAGGGAAGTCGCATATAGCCGGGTGAAGAAGGGAACGGGCCTCGGTGGTCCACCCGCTCCCCCGTTCCCTCCGCCCTCCTCCTCCGGCGCTGCCGGTTGCCCCCAGGGAGAAACCTATGCCCAATATCGGTGCGCCTGAACTGCTGATCATCCTCGTGGTGGCCCTGATCGTCTTCGGACCGCGCAAGCTGCCGGAACTCGGCAAGAGTATCGGTCAGGGCCTGCGCGAGTTCCGCAAGTCCACGGGCGCGGTGACCGACGAGTTGCGCCGGGGTCTGGACACCACGCCGGATGTGCCCGCTCCCGCTCCCACCCTGCCTGCCGCGAGCGCCGAGGTCAGGAACCCCGTCACGGTGGACGCCGCCGTTCCCGTGTCCGGGCCCACGCCCCGGTCCTGAGTCGAGCCGGCGTCCGTCCCGGGGGGACACCTCCTGCCTCCGTCCCTGTTAGGCTGGGCTGGCCCCATGACCCTAGTCTTCCCACCTGCCGACGACGCCTCCGACGAGGCCCTTATCCAGGCGATGGCGGGTGGACACGAGGACGCCCTGCGGGAACTGCACCGACGCCACGCACGGCTGCTCTACGCCCTCGGCCACCGGATGCTGCGCCAACGCGACGACGTGGAATCCTGCGTGCAAGACGCCTTTATGAACGCCTGGCGGCACGCAGCCCGCTTCGATCCCACCCGGGCGAGCGTCAAGACCTGGCTCGTGAGCATTGCGCACCACCGCTTTCTCCAGGAACTGCGTGATCGGCCCGACGTGGCGCTCGAACTCGAAGACTGGGACGCGCCCGTGGCGGCGCCCGACCCCACCGACCGCATCCTGGCAAGTCGCGCCGTGCAGGTGCTGGAGCCCTCCCAGCGGGAACTGGTCGAACTCGCGTACTTCCGGGGCCATTCTCACTCGGAACTCGCTACCCTGACCGGGCTGCCCGTGGGAACGGTCAAATCCCGCCTGCGCGCCGCCCTGGACCGAATGCGCAGGCACCTGGGAGGCGCGGCCCAACCCGACCCTTCGCCCTCATCGGACGCCCTGGAAGGAGGTGAGCATCCGTGACGAGCCCCGACCGTGACCAACTCACCGCCTACGCCCTGGGAATCCTGCCCCCGGAGGAAGAGGCCCGCGTCCGCGCCGCGCTGGACGCTGACCCCGCCCTGCGCGCCCAGGTGGACGCCGACCAGGAAGCGCTCGTCGCCCTGGCCGAGGCGCTGCCGCAGGAGCCCGTGCCCGGCGGCGCCGAGGAGCGGCTGATGGCCCGCCTCGTCCGGGAACGGCCGGAACCCGCTGCCCCGGTCGTCTCCGCAGCGCCCCCCGTCACCCGGCGCAGGCCGAACCGAACCTGGCTGCCCCTGGCCGCCCTGGGGCTCGCGGCGGCGCTCGCCCTCGTGCTCGTTCTGCGGCCCGAGGGCGATCCGCTGCGCCGCTACGCGAGCACGCCGGGCGCGACGACCCAGCCCCTGGAGGCGAACGGCAACCGTCTCGGGCAACTCGTGCGCCTGCCGGACGGCCGCGCGTACGTGTACCTGGCGCAACCCGCCGAGGCGGGGCGGATATACCAGATGTGGCAGATTCAGGGCGGCGTCCCCGTCTCCCTCGGCCTGTTCGAGGGTCAGGGCTTCCTGTTGACGGGCCTGGCCACCGGCGCGACGGTCGCCGTCAGCGTCGAGCCCCCCGGCGGCAGCCCGCAACCCACCACGACGCCAATTCTGGTCCAGACGCTTTGAGAGCTCGGGGAGTCGGGTTCCGGGACTGTGGGGTGTGGAACGCAACGCTTTCTCAGTCAACCTGATCTAAGGATCATCTCAGCCTCCGGAACCCCTGCTCCTCCAGGGTGAACTCGGAGGTTAGCCTCATTCGGCAGGAGAACGCCCCGCGCTGCCGGGGCTCGTCCGCTTGAGGACGGCCGAGACGGTGCGGGGCATGAAACGTGTCTCCTCCACGTCCGGGCGGCCCACCCCCCGCTACCTTGACGGGTGGGCCCCCGGACCGGGTGCTTTGCCCCCACCCACACCCCACGACCATGATCTACCTCGACTATGCCGCCACCCACCCCATGACGCTGGAGGCCCTGACCGCCTTTGCCCAGGCCGCCGCGCTGCCCGGCAATCCGGCCTCGGTCCACACGGCGGGGCAGGCCGCCCGCGAGCGGCTGGAGGAGGGCCGCGCCCGCGTCGCCGCCGCCCTGGGGGTGGACGCCCGCACCCTGGTCGCCAACGGCGGAGGAACCGAGGGGGACAACCACGTGCTCCTCGGGGTGGCCCAGGCGTGGGCGGAGGCCCACGGTCGGCCCGGCCACCTCGTTACCACCCGCACCGAGCACTCCGCCGTCCTTGCGCCCGCACGCCTGCTCGCCGCCCGGGGGTGGGAAGTGACCTTCCTGACACCGGATGCGCAGGGACGCTATCACCCCGCCCAGCTCGCGCAGGCCCTGCGGGACGACACCGCGCTCGTCTCCATCCACCACGCCAACAACGAACTCGGCACCGTGCAGGACACGGCCGCCCTGGCTGCCGTCGCCGCCGGGCGGAGCATTCCCTACCACACCGACGCGGTGCAGGCCCCCGGCGTGCTGCCCCTCGACCTTCCCGGCTGGGGGGTAAGTTACGCCACCCTCAGCGCGCACAAGTGGGGTGGGCCGCGCGGGGTGGGCTTTCTGTACGTGCGGCGTGGCACGGTTCTCCCCCCCGTCACCCTGGGCGGCGGGCAGGAGGGGGGGCTGCGCGCCGGGACCCAGAACACGGCGGGCGTGTACGCGGCGGGGATGGCCCTCACCCACGCGGAGGCCGAGCGGGAGGCCACCTTCGCACACCTCACCCACTTACGGGCGCGCTTCCTGGAGCGGGTGGCGAGCGTTCCCGACCTGCGTGTCAATCATCCACCCGACGCCAGCCCCAAGGTCGCCTCGGTGACGGTCCCCGGCGCGGACGGCGAGGCCCTGCTGATGAACCTCGATCTGCTGGGCGTCTGCGCGAGCGCCGGGAGTGCCTGCGCCGCTGGGACGATGCAGCCCAGCCACGTGTTGACCGCCGTCGGCATGAGCGAGGGAGACGCCCGCTCGACCCTGCGCTTCAGCTTCGGGCGGGCCACCACCGAGGCCGAGGTGGACGCCGCCGCCGAGGCGCTGGGGCAGGCGGCGGGGTGGAGCCGGGCCTGAGGCGGAGCCTGCCGCATGATGGGGGTATGTCCACCGGCCTCCCCGACCCCGCCACCGCTGAACACCTGCTCCTGGAGGCCGAGGCCATGAACCCCGGCGCCTGGGTCGGGCACTCCCGCAACGTGGCGCTCGCGGCGCGGCTGATCGCCGGGCGCCACCCCACCCTGGACCCGGAGCGGGCGCACACCCTGGGCCTGCTGCACGACCTGGGGCGCCGCACCGGCCCCAACCGCGACCGCCACATCCTCGACGGGCACGACTTCCTGATGAAGTTGGGGTATACGGACGCGGCGCGTATCGCCCTGACCCACTCCTTCGTCATCCCCAGCCTCGACACCCTTCAGGGCGAGTGGGACGGCACGCCCGAGGAGTGGGCCCGGCTGGGGGAACTTCTCGCCCTGGCCCGGCAGACGGATGAGGACCGCCTCCTGCAACTGTGCGACACGCTCGCCTTGGCAGATGGCTTCTGCACGGTGCACGAGCGCGTGGTGGACGTGGCCCTGCGGTACGGCGTGACTGCCCGCACGCCGGACAAGTGGCGCGCGGGGCTGGCCCTGAAGACCGAGTTCGACCGGGAGTGCGGGGTGAACGTCTACCGCCTGCTGCCGGGGTTGACCGAACGTCTGCTGGCCTGAGCCCCGGCGACCGGGAGGCCGGGGCTGCGGTGGTCCGCTGGTCGCCCCTTCTCCCGGCCTAGTCACGAGCAGAACGCTGCGTCCCGCTTTAACAGGCGTGTTCAGGAACGTGCTTCGTCAGGGAAGGGACGGCTCAGGGGTTGCCGGGCCCGGCCAGCGTCAGCGTCTGCTGCCGGGTCTGCCCGCCGCGCCGCACCGTGAGGGTCACCTCGTCGCCGGGCTGCCGGACGATCAGCGCACTTTGCAGGTCCTGCACGGTGGAGACCTCCTGGTCCTCGATGCGCGTGATGATGTCCCCGCCCACCCGCAGGCTGCCGCCCGGCACGGCGACCTCGCGGCTGCCGCCCCGCAGGCCCGCGCCGGAGGCCGGGCTGCCCGGGGACACCTCCTGCACGAGCACGCCGTTGTCGGGAAGCCCCAGCCCCTGTCGCGCCTGCGGGCTGAGTGCCTGAAGCGGGAAGCCCACGATCCCGATGCGCGGCGCCCCCACCTCGCGCCCCACGCGCAAGCGGGGCAGGATCGCTTTGGCGACGTTGATGGGCACCGCGAAGCCCACGCCCGCGCTCTGCCCCACGCCCGTCGCCGCCCCAGCGGGGGAGAGGATCTGGGTGTTCACCCCGATCACCTCGCCCCGGCTGTTCACCAGCGGCCCGCCCGAGTTGCCGGGGTTGATCGCCGCGTCGGTCTGGATGGTGTTTTGCGGGATGTCGTTCACGCCGATGGGCACCACCCGGTTCTTCGCCGACACGATCCCCTGGGTGACGGTGAACTCCAGCCCGAAGGGCGCGCCCATGGCGATAGCTTTCTGCCCCACCCGCACCCGGTCGCTGTTGCCCAGGGCCATCGGCTCGTA from Deinococcus aetherius includes:
- a CDS encoding HD domain-containing protein, which encodes MSTGLPDPATAEHLLLEAEAMNPGAWVGHSRNVALAARLIAGRHPTLDPERAHTLGLLHDLGRRTGPNRDRHILDGHDFLMKLGYTDAARIALTHSFVIPSLDTLQGEWDGTPEEWARLGELLALARQTDEDRLLQLCDTLALADGFCTVHERVVDVALRYGVTARTPDKWRAGLALKTEFDRECGVNVYRLLPGLTERLLA
- a CDS encoding RluA family pseudouridine synthase, which translates into the protein MTDPPPLHLTATPGRLDAVLAELTGQSRSQVAGWIEGGHVQVRGDVARKASLKLRGGEALTVHLPPPPDATVSPEDVPLDVLYEDEAMIAVNKPPGMVTHPAPGVSGGTLVNALLGRMSLPEQEGALGPDGYRPGIVHRLDKDTSGVIVVAKTVQAHARLAAAFKDRDTHKTYLAIAAGTWRAEDPVRVDAPIGRHPTARQRMAVGGVSPREAQTLFTPLAAHGDGHGRTLALVRAQPRTGRTHQIRVHLAHLGSPILGDPVYGRESQAIGRHALHAHFLTLPHPVTGEALNLHAPVPDDMLNAWVALGGTVPADLETPPS
- a CDS encoding cysteine desulfurase family protein, with the protein product MIYLDYAATHPMTLEALTAFAQAAALPGNPASVHTAGQAARERLEEGRARVAAALGVDARTLVANGGGTEGDNHVLLGVAQAWAEAHGRPGHLVTTRTEHSAVLAPARLLAARGWEVTFLTPDAQGRYHPAQLAQALRDDTALVSIHHANNELGTVQDTAALAAVAAGRSIPYHTDAVQAPGVLPLDLPGWGVSYATLSAHKWGGPRGVGFLYVRRGTVLPPVTLGGGQEGGLRAGTQNTAGVYAAGMALTHAEAEREATFAHLTHLRARFLERVASVPDLRVNHPPDASPKVASVTVPGADGEALLMNLDLLGVCASAGSACAAGTMQPSHVLTAVGMSEGDARSTLRFSFGRATTEAEVDAAAEALGQAAGWSRA
- a CDS encoding anti-sigma factor, translating into MTSPDRDQLTAYALGILPPEEEARVRAALDADPALRAQVDADQEALVALAEALPQEPVPGGAEERLMARLVRERPEPAAPVVSAAPPVTRRRPNRTWLPLAALGLAAALALVLVLRPEGDPLRRYASTPGATTQPLEANGNRLGQLVRLPDGRAYVYLAQPAEAGRIYQMWQIQGGVPVSLGLFEGQGFLLTGLATGATVAVSVEPPGGSPQPTTTPILVQTL
- a CDS encoding Sec-independent protein translocase subunit TatA/TatB — its product is MPNIGAPELLIILVVALIVFGPRKLPELGKSIGQGLREFRKSTGAVTDELRRGLDTTPDVPAPAPTLPAASAEVRNPVTVDAAVPVSGPTPRS
- a CDS encoding S1C family serine protease; this encodes MTESEGHRETSFLRASGRGLSTAPLLVLLSLALGSCDTRTSNANTSGPTQRSAGTTTTGTAQNQTTTPAATAPSEPTAANPGTTQGQTQGQTAQAPAASGTTTVSTERLDLLNYEENTIDVVEQRQDGVVFVTRFDAPQPGLLSNPFGGPAPTPGPSAGGGIEPTGSGSGFFIDDRGFIITNNHVVSGASRVTVRLHESQREYPARVIATAPDYDLALLQAQNVPQNAYEPMALGNSDRVRVGQKAIAMGAPFGLEFTVTQGIVSAKNRVVPIGVNDIPQNTIQTDAAINPGNSGGPLVNSRGEVIGVNTQILSPAGAATGVGQSAGVGFAVPINVAKAILPRLRVGREVGAPRIGIVGFPLQALSPQARQGLGLPDNGVLVQEVSPGSPASGAGLRGGSREVAVPGGSLRVGGDIITRIEDQEVSTVQDLQSALIVRQPGDEVTLTVRRGGQTRQQTLTLAGPGNP
- a CDS encoding RNA polymerase sigma factor gives rise to the protein MTLVFPPADDASDEALIQAMAGGHEDALRELHRRHARLLYALGHRMLRQRDDVESCVQDAFMNAWRHAARFDPTRASVKTWLVSIAHHRFLQELRDRPDVALELEDWDAPVAAPDPTDRILASRAVQVLEPSQRELVELAYFRGHSHSELATLTGLPVGTVKSRLRAALDRMRRHLGGAAQPDPSPSSDALEGGEHP
- a CDS encoding DEAD/DEAH box RNA helicase, yielding MNFDQLIAPELAARLAERGITEATPIQVESLPHALAGKDLIGRARTGTGKTLAYALPIIQNLEPSRERGRAPRALVLAPTRELAKQVAEEFAKSGGDLVTATVYGGAAYGPQEGALRRGVDVIVGTPGRLIDHLERGNIDLSKVEYVVLDEADEMLSVGFADAIETILQATPETRQTMLFSATLNDDIRRISRKYLKDPVVVDLVGEGKSQAAQSVEHLKVKVGRTRTRVLADLLTVYNPEKAIVFTRTKREADELANELIHRGIESEALHGDLAQSQRERALGAFRAGRVGVLVATDVAARGLDIPEVDLVVQYHLPQDHESYIHRSGRTGRAGRTGTAIVMYGDRDSREMRGLEYRTGVQFIERPLPTPREVQAASAKSAADLIRKVDPTVATSFQAEAERLFSELGLEALTRALAKVSGVSEPVKAASLLSGEEGLTTLILHGERLSVARAVALLARNSDVDTRRLGRVRQWRGGAVADVPSEYVEKLLAASPLEGEIGVEVAEELPELFEAPTREGRQGGNGGGRGYRDEGGYRGGRQGGGYGNRDGGQGGYQGNRGGQGRWSRERDGGSQGGERRREDFADREFVPAGR
- a CDS encoding TetR/AcrR family transcriptional regulator, yielding MGRPPNPQAKTDLLGRAAAYVLEHGLTDLSLRPLADALGVSARLLLYHFCSKEQLVVEVLGAIAAQQQVVLAQVDPAADPDERFDVLWARLTSPELTPFLRSLFEVELHAIDEDGLYRQFAQGALHAWLGVVTAHLKEEVPASSANWVLAALTGLLIDRFSTGEERRTDEAFCALKGALHAGGLL